A genomic stretch from Candidatus Cloacimonadota bacterium includes:
- a CDS encoding phage holin family protein — MNIIIIKFLIMAFSIYIVGKVTRLFYVADFFTSLLAAVLLAAVNAVVRPILVILTLPITILTLGFFLIFVNGFCLLLVSKFIPKFKVEGCFVGGIAAILISLVNMLLEILII; from the coding sequence ATGAATATAATAATAATCAAATTTCTGATCATGGCTTTTTCTATTTATATCGTAGGAAAAGTTACCCGTCTTTTCTATGTAGCAGATTTTTTTACATCCCTTCTCGCAGCCGTTCTTCTGGCAGCTGTAAATGCTGTTGTCCGTCCAATTTTAGTAATTCTTACTTTGCCGATAACAATCTTAACCCTGGGATTTTTTTTGATATTTGTAAATGGATTTTGCTTATTGCTGGTTTCCAAATTCATTCCCAAATTCAAAGTAGAAGGATGTTTTGTTGGCGGCATTGCTGCTATTTTGATCTCTCTTGTAAATATGCTGCTGGAAATTCTCATCATTTGA
- a CDS encoding aspartate/glutamate racemase family protein gives MKTIGLIGGTTWESTKEYYRFINQLTQERLGGVHSAKLILYSVDFDFILSSSWEEKITLLSRKAKLLQNAGADCVLICANTLHKLYNEVQQSVQIPVIHIAKATGKTISEKGIKRVGLLGTRPTMEEDFYQSILKSEYGIETLIPELDDRKFIQSVIYKELSKGLFLAESKTRYLKICEKLISKGAEGIILGCTEIPLLISQKDLKVPAFDTAYIHASAAVEFALI, from the coding sequence ATGAAAACTATAGGCTTGATAGGTGGAACTACCTGGGAATCTACCAAAGAATATTATCGCTTTATTAATCAACTTACTCAAGAAAGGTTGGGTGGAGTCCATTCTGCCAAGCTAATTCTCTATTCAGTCGATTTTGATTTCATCCTTTCATCCAGCTGGGAAGAAAAAATCACTTTGCTTTCCCGGAAAGCAAAACTGCTGCAAAATGCTGGTGCAGATTGTGTTTTGATCTGTGCCAATACCCTGCATAAATTATACAATGAAGTTCAGCAGTCAGTACAAATACCAGTAATTCATATTGCAAAAGCAACGGGGAAAACAATTTCCGAGAAAGGAATTAAAAGGGTCGGACTTCTGGGAACCCGACCAACAATGGAAGAAGATTTTTATCAATCAATTTTAAAATCGGAATATGGTATTGAAACTCTAATTCCGGAACTGGATGATAGAAAATTTATTCAATCGGTTATCTATAAAGAACTTTCCAAAGGTTTATTTTTAGCTGAATCTAAAACCAGATATCTGAAGATCTGTGAAAAGTTGATTTCCAAAGGAGCTGAAGGTATTATTTTGGGCTGCACCGAAATACCACTGCTTATTTCTCAGAAAGATTTAAAAGTTCCAGCTTTCGATACTGCATATATCCATGCTTCTGCTGCTGTTGAATTTGCCTTAATTTAA
- the ftsA gene encoding cell division protein FtsA, with translation MKVGQTLTAIDIGTTKICVIIAQLNEENKLEVKGIGTSLSDGLKKGIVVDIMKASASMHNAFKEAETMAGIKARNIFVGIAGDHIKSQNTLGRISLTSGSDPVEITQQHIEDVITNSKNNIKIQPGNDRLEIIHAIPQYFKIDEQEGIMNPLSMSGFNLSVYVHIVMADINAMNNIKKCIEIAGYKVEDIYLEPIASSNAVLNEVEKQLGSIIIDIGGGTTDIVVFFKESIRFSAVLPVGGTNITQDLAVGLHTSPQNAEDIKISKGESLASVISEDQLVEIEGIGGREGKKKKLRYITEIIEARMREIFEGAYKLLNEQYDLKRITAGLTITGGASLLRKSENLAEEIFNMSTKVGYPDISNLAGPTEQLQNPKFATSVGILYQAQKEIDNKNIKIKNFRSSDPISVFFKKLLAYFKDFV, from the coding sequence ATGAAAGTAGGTCAAACACTTACAGCAATCGATATTGGAACCACGAAGATCTGCGTGATCATTGCACAATTGAATGAAGAAAACAAACTGGAAGTAAAAGGAATTGGCACCAGTCTTTCTGACGGTTTGAAAAAAGGTATCGTTGTCGATATTATGAAAGCTTCAGCTTCCATGCACAATGCTTTCAAAGAAGCAGAGACCATGGCTGGCATAAAAGCCCGTAATATTTTTGTAGGAATTGCCGGAGACCACATTAAAAGTCAGAATACACTGGGAAGAATTTCTCTTACATCGGGCAGCGATCCAGTGGAAATTACACAGCAGCACATTGAAGATGTGATCACCAATTCCAAAAACAATATTAAAATTCAACCCGGAAATGACCGTTTGGAAATAATTCATGCTATCCCTCAATATTTCAAGATCGATGAACAGGAAGGTATCATGAATCCTCTTTCTATGAGCGGTTTCAACCTTTCAGTTTATGTTCATATTGTGATGGCAGACATCAATGCCATGAATAACATCAAGAAATGTATCGAGATTGCCGGTTATAAAGTTGAAGATATTTATCTGGAACCTATCGCCTCTTCCAATGCTGTTTTAAATGAAGTTGAAAAGCAGTTGGGCTCTATCATTATCGATATTGGCGGAGGAACTACTGATATTGTGGTATTCTTCAAGGAGAGTATCCGTTTCAGTGCGGTTTTGCCGGTCGGAGGAACTAATATTACACAAGATCTGGCTGTTGGTTTGCACACTTCTCCTCAAAATGCCGAAGATATCAAAATTTCCAAAGGTGAATCTTTAGCTTCAGTAATTTCTGAGGATCAACTTGTCGAGATTGAAGGTATCGGTGGTAGAGAAGGCAAGAAGAAGAAATTACGTTACATCACAGAGATCATCGAAGCCAGAATGCGGGAAATTTTTGAAGGTGCTTATAAACTTCTGAACGAACAGTATGATCTGAAACGAATAACTGCCGGGCTCACGATCACCGGTGGAGCTTCTCTGCTCAGAAAAAGCGAAAACCTGGCCGAAGAAATTTTCAATATGTCTACAAAAGTGGGATATCCTGATATTTCCAATCTGGCAGGACCGACAGAACAACTGCAAAATCCCAAATTTGCAACTTCAGTTGGAATTCTGTATCAAGCTCAAAAAGAAATTGATAATAAGAACATCAAGATCAAGAATTTCCGCAGCAGCGACCCTATTTCAGTTTTTTTTAAGAAATTGCTTGCTTATTTCAAAGATTTTGTTTAA
- the murG gene encoding undecaprenyldiphospho-muramoylpentapeptide beta-N-acetylglucosaminyltransferase, giving the protein MRKKVIVAAGGTGGHIFPALAIAKKLRENDVEILYVGNKNSMEEKLATKAGFDFSPINVQKLHRNLTAKHILFPIKLFKSIQDSKQIIRNFQPDAFVGTGGFVCGPVGFAAHKCKIPIFMQEQNSFPGLTTRKLSKYAKKVFLGNKGAAKYLPKNILAFAGNPINTSVVQEESQIDFDEGNLKKDSLKLFLYGGSQGSYILNKALFPIIDKILQAGIEIIWQIGKYSFDEFYPKVKGKNGIFAFEFTHEMGKILNSTDFVICRAGALSLAEIETKKLPAIIVPLPSAAGNHQYYNAMELVDNKTAILLEQKNLTPKILFEKILDIQENHPKMKANYKDSLHVNAAEVIVKTILRNME; this is encoded by the coding sequence ATGCGTAAAAAAGTGATAGTTGCTGCAGGTGGAACCGGCGGACACATATTTCCGGCTTTGGCAATTGCAAAAAAACTGCGGGAAAATGACGTCGAAATTTTGTATGTAGGCAATAAAAACAGCATGGAAGAAAAACTGGCAACCAAAGCAGGTTTTGATTTCAGCCCAATAAACGTACAGAAATTGCATCGAAATCTCACGGCTAAACACATCCTCTTTCCTATCAAACTTTTCAAAAGCATTCAAGATTCCAAGCAGATCATTAGAAATTTTCAACCCGATGCTTTTGTTGGAACCGGTGGATTTGTCTGCGGACCGGTTGGCTTTGCAGCTCATAAATGTAAGATTCCAATTTTTATGCAGGAGCAAAACAGCTTTCCTGGTTTAACTACCCGCAAATTAAGCAAATATGCAAAAAAAGTTTTCCTGGGAAACAAAGGTGCAGCAAAGTATTTGCCGAAAAATATACTGGCCTTTGCTGGAAATCCCATAAACACTTCTGTAGTTCAGGAAGAATCTCAAATCGATTTTGATGAAGGCAATCTAAAAAAAGATAGCTTGAAACTCTTTCTTTATGGCGGAAGCCAGGGTTCTTATATTTTGAATAAAGCTCTTTTTCCAATCATCGATAAAATCCTGCAAGCTGGAATTGAAATTATCTGGCAGATCGGCAAATATTCTTTCGATGAATTCTATCCAAAAGTAAAAGGTAAAAATGGCATATTTGCTTTTGAATTCACGCATGAAATGGGAAAAATTTTGAATTCAACCGATTTTGTTATCTGTCGTGCCGGAGCACTTTCATTAGCAGAAATCGAAACGAAAAAACTTCCTGCGATCATTGTTCCACTTCCATCAGCTGCCGGAAATCATCAATATTATAATGCTATGGAACTGGTTGATAATAAAACAGCTATTTTATTGGAACAGAAAAACTTAACTCCAAAAATATTATTTGAGAAAATTTTAGATATCCAAGAAAATCATCCAAAAATGAAAGCAAATTATAAAGATTCGTTGCATGTGAATGCAGCGGAAGTTATAGTTAAAACAATTTTAAGGAATATGGAATAA
- a CDS encoding GNAT family N-acetyltransferase — translation MIEGKKVILRNVEPEDLDEYYRYCNDMTEIGPFWPMHLSTIKEVKDKYDRGLWGEHFGQLMITTRNGKKIGLIHFFKGIPYTVGYEIGYFIFKREDRGKGYMSEACRLFIDFLFLSRSIPRLQICFFEGNEPSIKIGKKFGFTQEGTLRQAVYHRGRYLDLHVYSLLRSEWEKMYFEKK, via the coding sequence ATGATTGAAGGGAAAAAAGTAATTTTACGTAACGTTGAACCGGAAGATCTGGATGAATATTACAGATATTGTAATGATATGACTGAAATCGGTCCATTTTGGCCGATGCATCTTTCTACAATAAAGGAAGTTAAAGATAAATACGATAGAGGATTGTGGGGAGAACATTTCGGTCAGCTGATGATTACTACCAGAAATGGTAAAAAAATCGGTTTGATCCACTTTTTTAAAGGCATTCCCTACACTGTGGGATATGAGATCGGTTATTTCATTTTCAAACGAGAGGATCGTGGAAAAGGCTACATGAGTGAAGCCTGCAGATTATTTATCGATTTTCTGTTTCTTTCCCGCTCCATTCCCAGATTACAGATATGTTTCTTCGAAGGCAATGAACCCAGCATCAAAATCGGTAAGAAATTCGGATTTACTCAGGAGGGAACTTTGCGTCAGGCAGTCTATCATCGCGGCAGATATTTAGACCTGCACGTCTATTCACTGCTGCGAAGCGAATGGGAAAAAATGTATTTTGAAAAAAAATAA
- a CDS encoding GNAT family N-acetyltransferase encodes MDLKDLIYREILPADIPKLLDLWRISGLSIRPKGRDRIEKIAKELENDFEALIGAFQKEDLVAFILATHDGRKGWINRLAVHPDFRRKGLATKMIKQAEKFLESNQIEIYTCLIEDWNKGSIKLFSDLGYKRHDDIIYFSKRLNPDV; translated from the coding sequence ATGGATTTAAAAGATCTGATATATCGAGAAATATTACCGGCAGACATTCCAAAACTGCTTGATCTCTGGCGAATTTCCGGGCTTTCTATACGTCCCAAAGGTCGTGACAGAATAGAAAAAATAGCAAAAGAATTAGAGAACGATTTTGAAGCTTTGATCGGAGCTTTCCAAAAAGAAGATTTAGTAGCTTTTATTTTGGCAACTCACGATGGTCGCAAAGGCTGGATAAATCGTCTGGCAGTTCATCCCGATTTCAGGCGTAAGGGTCTGGCAACAAAGATGATAAAGCAGGCAGAAAAGTTCCTGGAAAGTAATCAGATCGAGATCTACACTTGCCTTATCGAAGATTGGAATAAGGGATCTATTAAGTTGTTCAGTGATCTTGGTTACAAACGTCATGATGATATCATCTATTTTTCTAAACGCCTGAATCCTGATGTTTAG
- the ftsZ gene encoding cell division protein FtsZ, giving the protein MLELDLNQDEIPYGTNIKIIGVGGAGSNAIDTMIEYDLQGVEFIAANTNIQDLKSSKAKFKLQLGKEVTKGLGAGANPDVGRKAAEESREDIKRVIKDADLLFIAAGMGGGTGTGATPIIAQMAREMGILTIGIVNRPFIHEGKKRTVNAEKGIQKLHEHVDTLIVVPNEKMKEILPNMTVLEAFKKADSILYEAAKAIADIIHFSGHISVDYADVKTVMSNRGKALMGAGVGDGDNRAVDATQEALNNPLLSDISIEHAKGVLINITAGDDFKIDELGMIVSEVVKRTGDEGDMINGLVVDEKMQGKVKVTVIAAGLEGGSTSIYERESIIQEKTEEGEDIGHTLQRIRTADTLNLDKEKEDESKEFPGKQMEIPAFLRKFSN; this is encoded by the coding sequence ATGCTCGAATTGGATTTGAACCAAGATGAAATTCCGTATGGTACGAATATAAAGATAATCGGTGTTGGCGGTGCAGGAAGCAATGCTATCGACACAATGATAGAATACGATCTGCAAGGTGTGGAATTTATTGCCGCCAATACAAATATCCAGGATCTTAAATCTTCCAAGGCAAAGTTCAAACTACAGCTCGGAAAAGAAGTTACCAAAGGTTTGGGAGCAGGAGCAAATCCTGATGTCGGCCGCAAAGCAGCCGAAGAATCTCGAGAAGATATCAAGCGTGTCATCAAAGATGCCGACCTGCTTTTCATCGCAGCTGGAATGGGAGGAGGAACCGGAACCGGTGCTACTCCGATCATTGCCCAAATGGCGCGTGAAATGGGTATTCTTACTATCGGTATCGTAAATCGTCCTTTCATCCACGAAGGAAAGAAAAGAACCGTAAATGCAGAAAAAGGTATTCAAAAACTCCACGAACATGTAGATACGTTGATTGTAGTTCCAAATGAAAAAATGAAAGAGATCCTGCCCAATATGACGGTTTTGGAAGCATTCAAAAAAGCCGACAGCATTTTGTATGAAGCTGCTAAAGCTATTGCCGATATTATCCATTTCAGTGGTCACATCAGTGTAGATTATGCCGATGTAAAAACCGTGATGAGCAATCGCGGCAAAGCATTGATGGGTGCTGGTGTTGGAGATGGCGACAATAGAGCTGTTGATGCAACTCAGGAAGCACTCAACAATCCCCTGCTTTCCGATATATCTATCGAACATGCCAAAGGTGTTCTTATCAATATTACTGCCGGAGATGATTTTAAAATTGATGAACTGGGGATGATCGTTTCAGAAGTGGTAAAAAGAACCGGCGATGAAGGCGATATGATAAATGGCCTGGTGGTGGATGAAAAAATGCAGGGCAAAGTTAAAGTTACTGTAATTGCAGCTGGTTTGGAAGGTGGTTCAACAAGTATTTATGAACGTGAAAGTATTATTCAGGAGAAAACCGAAGAAGGTGAAGATATCGGTCATACTCTACAAAGAATTCGCACCGCGGATACATTGAACCTGGATAAAGAAAAAGAAGATGAATCTAAGGAATTTCCCGGTAAGCAAATGGAAATTCCGGCATTTTTAAGGAAGTTTTCTAACTGA
- the murC gene encoding UDP-N-acetylmuramate--L-alanine ligase, translating to MLGKTKKIHFVGIGGIGMSGIAELLINQGFEVSGSDLNSTPITKHLKQKGAQIAKGHDPNLIVNADVVVKSSAVKDDNPEIAAALAQKIPVIRRAEMLSEIMRMSYGIGLAGTHGKTSTTSMVGSVLSAAALDPTVIVGGIVKNYGSNNLLGSGKYIVVEADEFDRSFLTLSPIIAGITNIEADHLDCYKDLEAVKSAFIEYANKVPFFGRVIACLDDHGVQSIIPEIKKNIVTYGLSKQANIQARNIEMKNFKATYTAYSDGKKLGNIELNVMGNHNILNSLLAVGIGLELEIPFAAIQKGLADYNGVFRRFEYKGMKDDVLVYDDYAHHPTEIEATLKGVRDSVENRIVTVFQPHLFSRTRDFYQEFGRSFFQSDVLVITPIYPARENPIPGITGKMIAKAAIQSGHKNVIYIDKNEDIIPQMENLAQPKDIFITMGAGNIYKYGESFLKGLKDI from the coding sequence ATGCTGGGAAAAACAAAAAAAATTCATTTTGTAGGAATTGGTGGAATCGGCATGAGCGGAATTGCCGAATTGCTTATAAATCAGGGATTTGAAGTTTCAGGTTCCGATCTGAATTCCACTCCGATTACGAAACACCTGAAACAGAAAGGTGCACAAATTGCCAAAGGTCACGATCCCAACTTGATAGTGAATGCTGATGTTGTGGTAAAATCTTCGGCTGTAAAAGATGATAATCCGGAAATCGCCGCAGCTCTGGCGCAAAAAATTCCTGTGATCCGCAGAGCGGAAATGCTGAGCGAGATCATGCGGATGAGTTATGGAATTGGCCTGGCTGGAACGCATGGAAAAACCTCTACAACATCGATGGTGGGTTCGGTACTTTCTGCAGCTGCACTGGATCCGACAGTTATTGTGGGCGGTATCGTAAAAAATTACGGTTCCAATAATCTGCTGGGATCGGGAAAATACATCGTGGTGGAAGCTGATGAATTTGATCGTTCATTTCTTACGCTCAGCCCGATCATTGCCGGCATCACAAATATTGAAGCTGATCATCTGGACTGCTACAAAGATCTGGAAGCAGTTAAATCTGCCTTCATAGAATATGCCAATAAAGTTCCTTTTTTCGGCAGAGTTATTGCTTGTCTGGATGATCACGGCGTGCAATCGATCATTCCTGAAATCAAAAAAAATATCGTTACTTACGGGCTTTCCAAACAGGCAAATATCCAGGCACGAAATATTGAAATGAAAAACTTCAAAGCTACTTATACTGCTTATTCGGACGGTAAGAAATTGGGAAATATCGAACTGAACGTTATGGGAAATCACAATATTTTGAATTCACTTCTGGCAGTCGGAATCGGATTAGAATTGGAAATTCCCTTTGCAGCGATACAAAAAGGTTTAGCAGATTACAATGGTGTTTTTCGCCGTTTCGAATACAAAGGCATGAAAGATGATGTGCTGGTTTACGATGATTATGCACATCATCCCACCGAGATAGAAGCAACTCTGAAAGGTGTGCGAGACAGTGTGGAAAACCGCATCGTAACTGTTTTCCAACCTCATCTTTTTTCTCGCACCAGAGATTTTTATCAGGAATTCGGCAGATCATTTTTTCAAAGTGATGTGCTGGTAATTACTCCGATCTATCCTGCCCGGGAAAATCCGATTCCAGGTATTACCGGCAAAATGATTGCAAAAGCCGCAATTCAATCCGGTCATAAAAATGTGATTTACATCGATAAAAATGAAGATATAATTCCGCAAATGGAAAACCTGGCCCAACCAAAAGATATTTTTATTACGATGGGAGCAGGAAACATCTATAAATATGGTGAAAGCTTTTTAAAGGGACTTAAGGATATTTAA
- a CDS encoding FKBP-type peptidyl-prolyl cis-trans isomerase, producing MEALDLTTFEKTDSGLMYRITTEGEGNSPVKGDIVNVHYKGELEDGTKFDSSYDRNQPIEFELGVGRVIKGWDEGIALLKKGSKAIFVIPPELGYGARSVGAIPANSTLIFTVELVDFKPAPKIEEYDIEGKVVSKTDSGLEFILVEAGTGLKAAAGNTVSVHYSGYLQDGTMFDSSIKRNQPFEFTLGMGRVIKGWDEGIALMKEGDKARLIIPPDLGYGASGAGGVIPPNATLIFDVELLEVK from the coding sequence ATGGAAGCTCTCGATCTGACTACTTTCGAAAAAACTGATAGTGGATTGATGTACAGGATAACGACTGAAGGAGAAGGAAATTCTCCGGTAAAAGGTGATATTGTAAACGTACATTACAAAGGTGAACTGGAAGATGGCACCAAATTTGATAGTTCTTACGATCGTAATCAGCCAATCGAATTTGAACTTGGTGTTGGACGTGTGATAAAAGGCTGGGATGAAGGAATCGCACTTCTGAAGAAAGGTAGCAAAGCGATCTTTGTAATTCCGCCTGAACTGGGTTATGGAGCTAGAAGTGTTGGGGCAATACCTGCAAATTCCACTCTCATTTTCACGGTGGAACTTGTCGATTTTAAACCTGCTCCCAAAATCGAAGAATATGATATCGAAGGAAAAGTTGTTTCCAAAACCGATTCCGGATTGGAATTTATACTGGTAGAAGCAGGAACAGGATTGAAAGCAGCTGCGGGAAACACTGTATCGGTGCATTACAGCGGCTATCTGCAAGATGGAACAATGTTCGATTCCTCCATCAAAAGAAATCAACCTTTTGAATTCACTTTGGGAATGGGACGGGTTATAAAAGGCTGGGATGAAGGAATTGCTCTGATGAAAGAAGGCGATAAAGCCAGATTGATCATTCCTCCAGATTTAGGTTATGGTGCTTCTGGAGCTGGTGGAGTAATTCCACCTAACGCAACTTTGATCTTTGATGTGGAACTTTTGGAAGTAAAATAA
- a CDS encoding class I SAM-dependent methyltransferase, with the protein MENLKKRLNTIQGGNVLDVATGSGQFIGTLNRLLENYAEITGIDTSNRALFAGKNEFKTNSKVNFKRMDAYKLRFEDTQFDTVAMSNSLHHFNDINDVLKEMDRVLKSGGYFLINEMCSDDDQNEAQKNHIMLHHWCAKVDSCFGTVHNSTYTSQQLEKLISKLDFSDLEAFEYSFPVEDPKDEKITGHYLNTIDPYIDPLKDKPEYKKLKEEAELLKERIRQFGFQPARSVFFIGKKK; encoded by the coding sequence ATGGAAAATTTAAAGAAAAGATTGAATACAATACAAGGCGGTAACGTACTTGATGTTGCCACAGGTTCCGGTCAATTTATCGGCACTTTGAATCGTCTTCTGGAAAATTATGCTGAGATCACCGGTATTGACACTTCAAACAGGGCTCTCTTCGCTGGTAAAAATGAATTCAAAACAAATAGTAAAGTCAATTTCAAACGTATGGATGCTTACAAATTGAGATTTGAAGACACTCAATTCGATACTGTTGCGATGTCCAATTCACTTCATCATTTCAATGATATAAACGATGTTCTGAAGGAAATGGATCGTGTATTAAAGTCGGGTGGCTACTTCCTGATAAATGAAATGTGCAGTGATGACGATCAGAATGAAGCACAAAAAAATCACATTATGCTGCATCATTGGTGTGCCAAGGTCGATTCCTGTTTTGGCACTGTTCACAATTCCACCTACACAAGTCAGCAATTAGAAAAACTTATTTCAAAACTTGATTTTTCAGACTTGGAAGCTTTTGAATATTCATTTCCCGTGGAAGATCCAAAAGATGAAAAGATCACAGGCCATTATCTAAATACTATCGATCCATATATTGATCCTTTAAAAGATAAACCTGAATACAAAAAACTGAAAGAAGAAGCTGAACTGCTGAAAGAAAGAATTCGACAATTTGGTTTTCAACCTGCAAGATCGGTTTTCTTCATTGGCAAAAAGAAATAA
- the murB gene encoding UDP-N-acetylmuramate dehydrogenase, which translates to MKEFFSPELIKKTASQKSLRDYSYINIGGKPKYLFTPETIEQLQNIIAAANKTSLDILPIGGCSNLLFGNNINKAIISDVNLPQIFDIKDDTVMVSCNITIKKFIEKTKQAGLSSLYFLSGIPAHLGGTVHMNAGAFDRTISEFLVWIEVVDKNGNIKKVNAEEIDFSYRKISISDFIVRICFKLEKKSEKEIEDEIKEVLKIRHERHPYDFPSLGSTFKNPPGEFAGLLICDCGLAGKMIGGAQISSKHSNFILNVDNATFNDYYDLIDLARSEVKNKFDIDLELENKIIDDLEEQK; encoded by the coding sequence ATGAAAGAATTTTTTTCTCCTGAACTCATTAAAAAAACAGCATCTCAGAAATCTCTCAGAGATTATTCTTACATAAATATCGGGGGGAAACCGAAATATCTTTTTACACCAGAAACTATCGAACAATTACAGAATATTATCGCAGCAGCGAACAAAACAAGTTTGGATATTTTACCTATCGGAGGTTGCTCAAATTTATTGTTCGGAAACAATATTAATAAAGCCATTATTTCAGATGTTAATTTACCGCAAATATTTGACATAAAAGATGATACGGTCATGGTTTCCTGCAACATCACGATCAAAAAATTTATCGAGAAAACTAAACAGGCAGGACTTTCCAGTTTGTACTTTTTGTCAGGAATTCCAGCTCATCTGGGTGGAACTGTTCACATGAATGCAGGAGCATTTGATCGAACCATTTCTGAATTCCTGGTTTGGATCGAAGTTGTTGATAAAAATGGAAATATTAAAAAGGTAAATGCTGAAGAAATCGATTTCAGTTATCGGAAAATTTCTATCAGTGATTTTATTGTGAGGATCTGCTTTAAGCTTGAAAAGAAATCTGAAAAAGAAATCGAAGATGAAATCAAGGAAGTACTCAAAATTCGTCATGAAAGACATCCGTATGATTTTCCCAGTTTAGGCAGCACATTCAAAAATCCACCTGGAGAATTTGCCGGATTATTGATCTGTGATTGCGGACTGGCAGGAAAAATGATCGGTGGCGCGCAGATCAGCAGCAAACACAGCAATTTTATTCTGAACGTTGATAATGCTACGTTCAATGATTATTATGATTTGATTGATTTGGCTCGATCTGAAGTTAAAAACAAATTTGATATCGATCTTGAACTGGAAAACAAAATTATCGATGATCTGGAAGAACAAAAATGA
- a CDS encoding FtsQ-type POTRA domain-containing protein has product MSRIKTGSSRYFVFFFLVLCLLVIIFFSIRGLLSKVDWFRIESISIEGNKNLETEFLSNLSLDFLDSNLYAVSKEDIMKKYSNIIRIKDIKIRKIFPNKIKIEIQERKGLFNIKTTEGSIFPIDKEKIILDNDNFYSDEVLPVICTELSNENIKTGNIAEDAFLDRVYDFYNNVVPEFPEFFQQVSEFFPKDNEIYIVEANTGYKIVFGDEEIIDKVKRYEFLEQNRTFEKGKVVDLRYKDQLVIRADE; this is encoded by the coding sequence ATGAGTAGAATAAAAACCGGTTCCAGCAGATATTTTGTTTTTTTCTTTCTCGTCCTCTGCCTGCTGGTAATCATTTTTTTCAGCATCAGGGGTTTGCTGTCAAAAGTTGACTGGTTTCGCATCGAATCGATTTCCATAGAAGGAAATAAAAATCTGGAAACAGAATTCTTATCCAACTTGTCATTAGATTTTCTGGATAGTAATCTTTACGCTGTTTCAAAAGAAGACATCATGAAGAAGTACAGTAACATAATTCGCATCAAAGATATTAAGATCAGAAAAATATTTCCGAATAAAATAAAAATTGAAATTCAGGAAAGAAAAGGACTTTTTAATATAAAAACAACTGAAGGCAGTATCTTTCCCATAGATAAAGAAAAAATTATTTTGGATAATGATAATTTCTATTCTGATGAGGTTTTACCGGTGATTTGTACAGAGCTTTCCAATGAAAATATTAAAACCGGTAATATTGCCGAAGATGCCTTCCTGGATAGAGTTTACGATTTTTACAATAATGTTGTTCCCGAATTTCCAGAGTTTTTTCAGCAGGTTTCGGAATTTTTTCCTAAAGATAATGAAATTTATATTGTCGAAGCAAATACAGGTTACAAAATTGTATTCGGTGATGAAGAAATTATAGACAAAGTGAAAAGATATGAATTTTTGGAACAGAATAGAACGTTTGAAAAAGGCAAAGTAGTTGATCTGAGATACAAAGATCAACTTGTGATAAGAGCTGATGAATAA